One Symphalangus syndactylus isolate Jambi chromosome 20, NHGRI_mSymSyn1-v2.1_pri, whole genome shotgun sequence DNA segment encodes these proteins:
- the LOC129470436 gene encoding keratin-associated protein 1-3 translates to MTCCQTSFCGYPSCSTSGTCGSSCCQPSCCETSCCQPSCCETSCCQPSCCETSCCQPSCCQTSFCGFPRFSTSGTCSSSCCQPSCCETSCCQPSCCQTSSCGTGCGIGGGIGYGQEGSSGAVSTRIRWCRPDCRVEGTCLPPCCVVSCTPPSCCQLHHAQASCCRPSYCGQSCCRPVCCCYSCEPTC, encoded by the coding sequence ATGACCTGCTGCCAGACCAGCTTCTGTGGATATCCCAGCTGCTCCACCAGTGGGACATGCGGCTCCAGCTGCTGCCAGCCAAGCTGCTGTGAGACGAGCTGCTGCCAGCCAAGCTGCTGTGAGACCAGCTGCTGCCAGCCAAGCTGCTGTGAGACCAGCTGCTGCCAGCCAAGCTGCTGCCAGACCAGCTTCTGCGGATTTCCCAGGTTCTCAACCAGTGGGACCTGCAGCTCCAGCTGCTGCCAGCCAAGCTGCTGTGAGACCAGCTGCTGCCAGCCAAGCTGCTGCCAGACCAGCTCCTGCGGAACTGGCTGTGGCATTGGTGGTGGCATCGGCTATGGCCAGGAGGGCAGCAGTGGAGCTGTGAGCACCCGTATCAGGTGGTGCCGCCCAGACTGCCGTGTGGAGGGTACCTGCCTGCCCCCCTGCTGTGTGGTGAGCTGCACGCCCCCATCCTGCTGTCAACTGCACCATGCCCAGGCCTCCTGCTGCCGCCCGTCCTACTGTGGACAGTCCTGCTGCCGCCCAGTCTGCTGCTGCTACTCCTGTGAGCCCACCTGCTAA